The DNA sequence TTATTTGGCAGTATTTCTTGATAACTTATTTCGCTATCATTAACCGAAACGGATGGTTGAATCGGTTTATAATATTCTCTTATACTTTTCAGTTCATCCACTGTGTTTTTTTTGGTTTTGTGCACATCTCAAGTTCTGTCTGCGTACCCTTCTCCAAAAACAGATCACCTTCCCATCACCAGCGCAGACAGGTCAGTTGCCGACGGCCAAAGCCTTTGGCGACGAGCTGTTGGAGCTGTCTCAAGAGGTTTACGACCTTTGATGGAGGTGTGTAGTGCTTTAGTTTTTCCCAGTAATCAAAAATTCTTTTAAGGTAACCAAGGTTAACCAACCACCCGTAATATTATTTGCGGTAAAAATAAATCCTACGTCGCTCTCAGGGTAGTATCTATAGAAAGAAACAAAATCCCTCGTAATGCCAGTATGCCCATAGGATTCTCCAATATTGTCCTTTCTTAATTCAAAGCCCATTCCGCGGGAAAGAGATTCGTTTATTACGGTGTGTTTTCTAAAAATATCATCATACGTTTTTGGAGACAATCCGACTTTATTCCTTACCGCTATGGCGAATTTTGCAAAGTCAACAGGGTTCGTCATTAAACTAGCCGCCATGTTCGGTTCTTTAAAGCCCGACCTTGATGGAGTGCCTCTGTAAAAACCGTCGGCAATATTGTTTCTTACATAATCATTCGTTTTAAAATAAAAGTTGTTTAGCCCCAAAGGCTGTATTAATTCTTCTTCAAGGATAGTTTCAATATCCTTGTTAGTTAAGTGTACAAGAACTCTTTTTAGATATTCAAAACCTTCACCGGAATAGCCAAATTGCATGCCGGGAGTAAAGAGCAAATCAAATTCGCCTTTTTCATTCCTTTCTGCCCAGTTTGGAAAACCTGTTTGATGGTTCAATACATGACGTGCAGTAATTAGCCTGTAACGGCTATCGTGTTCCACATCAGGAAATGGCAAGTATTTGTATAAGGGCTTGTCTAAGTCAATTACACCTTTCTCAACCAACCGCAGTACTACAAAGGAAAAAACTGGTTTGGTAATAGAACCGAATTCAAATATAGTAGACTCGTTTACAGCTTCTTCTGTAATCGGATTTACAACTCCATAAGCTTTAGAATATACAACTTGTCCGTTCTTAATGATGGCGAGAGAAGCTCCGGGAACCTGATAGTAGTCCAGGTTATGAAGTATGAACTCATCCAACATACTTATGCTTGTACTATCTAAATTAAAAATAACCCCCTCTTTTGGTATTGTCGACTGCAGGATGAGCGTGTCAAGCACAAGGGTATGATGGTTCTG is a window from the Lewinella sp. LCG006 genome containing:
- a CDS encoding serine hydrolase domain-containing protein, whose translation is MSIINKLLPTGIICSLIFCLQIQAQSIDSIMVNGLVKWSNDSIIHFPDKVIIKSKYDPAFIKFVKVDSTGNYKLLLPVGDYVATPYSNYHWHRDWDQGFIRINETSSKVFFNIDPTVSQNHHTLVLDTLILQSTIPKEGVIFNLDSTSISMLDEFILHNLDYYQVPGASLAIIKNGQVVYSKAYGVVNPITEEAVNESTIFEFGSITKPVFSFVVLRLVEKGVIDLDKPLYKYLPFPDVEHDSRYRLITARHVLNHQTGFPNWAERNEKGEFDLLFTPGMQFGYSGEGFEYLKRVLVHLTNKDIETILEEELIQPLGLNNFYFKTNDYVRNNIADGFYRGTPSRSGFKEPNMAASLMTNPVDFAKFAIAVRNKVGLSPKTYDDIFRKHTVINESLSRGMGFELRKDNIGESYGHTGITRDFVSFYRYYPESDVGFIFTANNITGGWLTLVTLKEFLITGKN